ATAAATCACAGAAAATCCGTTTTCAATGATTTCTTTCGCCATGCACGATAACAAATATGTTTTACCAGTTCCAACTTGTCCGTACAACAACAGCGACTTCGCGTTTTTCGTGTAATTCTTGGAATAATATTTCAAATTCTCACTGATTGCTTCCATGTTTTCACGTTGGGACATTCCTTGTGCGCTGTCTTTTTTCGTATCAAAAACGTTGATGTCAAATCTATCAAAGTTTTGTTGTTTCATTTGCTCGTTAAGTGAACTTTTTTCACGTGCAATGTTTACCATGATTGTTTTCTTGCAAGAACACATTTTTCCGTTGTAAACTCCAGTATCCTCACACTTGTCGCAGCGATGCTTCAAGTTCAAATAATCACTTGGAAACCCACTTAATATGAGCAATTTGTGCATTTTTTCTTCAGTGGATTTGATTTCATCTTCCAAATTCTTTAATTCTTCCTTGTCAGCTTTGATGCTTTTTTTCAGATATTCGTATCCAATCTCGTTTCGGTGTTGGAGCAAATTCTCGTATTCTGGAACTTTTCGAAAAACTTCATCAAATCTCATGTCCAATTCTTTTTTGGATTGATTTCTGTAATCTTCCAATATTCTGTTGGCTTCTTTTGCGTAGCTCATTATTATTTATCCTTTTGCTCTTTTGATTTCTTGATAAAATCGTTCAAAAATTTCGAGTTAATATTTGTAGCCTTGTTTTCAATATCGTTAGTCTTCGGTCTGTAGTAAGTTCTCTTTTTCGTTTTTCTTTGTTGCTTTTTGTTGTTTTCTTCTTGCCATTGTTCCAACGTCATGATACCGTCAAGCTTCCAATTTCTGAGAACTTGCAAAACGTAATTCGTATT
This Finegoldia magna ATCC 53516 DNA region includes the following protein-coding sequences:
- a CDS encoding ATP-binding protein, translated to MSYAKEANRILEDYRNQSKKELDMRFDEVFRKVPEYENLLQHRNEIGYEYLKKSIKADKEELKNLEDEIKSTEEKMHKLLILSGFPSDYLNLKHRCDKCEDTGVYNGKMCSCKKTIMVNIAREKSSLNEQMKQQNFDRFDINVFDTKKDSAQGMSQRENMEAISENLKYYSKNYTKNAKSLLLYGQVGTGKTYLLSCMAKEIIENGFSVIYLSAMQLLKQLFSIRYQNFNEKPQPEVEDIIYNCDVLMIDDLGTENSTETNISLLFDLLNYRIQNQKTTIISTNIDLDDLTTQYDQRISSRIKGEFIPIQFFGRDIREERFKNGL